The Triticum dicoccoides isolate Atlit2015 ecotype Zavitan chromosome 6A, WEW_v2.0, whole genome shotgun sequence genome has a window encoding:
- the LOC119319627 gene encoding pollen receptor-like kinase 5, which produces MLYLSRNRFSGEIPADTFLPMRGLRKLHLHRNDFSGRVPSSITSPRLLELTLANNRFEGPLPDFSQPELRFVDVSNNNLSGPIPAGLGRFNATMFRGNKFLCGKPTDMVCESASSPAGGMPTFMSIIILLIILGVLLAAAGIAMGVLGRRRRRRRRAKRTDGCVTLPNGEVTPSNPVLDTAPAVSISQATAVGPAATSGGGPAKRGGRRDEHGRLVFIQESRVRFEIEDLLRASAEVLGSGNFGSSYKATLQEGPEVVVKRFKDMNGVGREDFSEHMRRLGRLSHPNLVPLVAYLYKKEEKLLITDFVINGSLAQLLHGNRGSMLDWRKRLRIVKGAARGLSHLYEELPMLSVPHGHLKSSNVLLDGTFQPALSDYALVPLLTATHAAQVMMAYKAPECVGSHGKPSRKSDVWSLGILTLEVLTGKFPACRQGRQGTNDLAGWVNSVITEERTGEVFDKDMSGGKGNEEEMLKLLQVALTCCEADIDKRLDLKSALAGIEEIREPEPESSSTLTGEGESKS; this is translated from the exons ATGCTCTACCTCTCCCGGAACCgcttctccggcgagatcccggcCGATACGTTCCTGCCCATGCGGGGGCTCCGGAAGCTGCACCTCCACAGGAACGACTTCTCCGGCCGCGTCCCCAGCTCCATCACGTCGCCGCGGCTGCTGGAGCTGACCCTCGCCAACAACCGCTTCGAAGGCCCGCTCCCGGACTTCTCCCAGCCGGAGCTCAGGTTCGTCGACGTCTCCAACAACAACCTCTCCGGCCCCATCCCCGCCGGCCTCGGCCGCTTCAACGCCACCATGTTCCGAG GCAACAAATTCCTGTGTGGCAAGCCAACGGACATGGTCTGCGAATCCGCGTCGTCGCCCGCCGGCGGCATGCCCACCTTCATGAGCATTATCATTTTGCTCATCATCCTCGGCGTGCTGCTCGCCGCCGCGGGCATTGCCATGGGCGTCCTGGGCCGCCGGCGTCGTCGGCGGCGACGCGCGAAGCGGACTGACGGCTGCGTGACCCTCCCCAATGGCGAGGTGACGCCGTCCAACCCGGTGCTGGACACCGCGCCGGCCGTCTCCATCAGCCAGGCTACCGCCGTCGGCCCCGCGGCGACGTCGGGCGGCGGCCCGGCAAAGCGCGGGGGGCGGCGCGACGAGCACGGGCGGCTGGTGTTCATCCAGGAGAGCCGCGTGAGGTTCGAGATCGAGGACCTGCTCCGGGCGTCGGCGGAGGTGCTGGGCAGCGGCAACTTCGGGTCCTCGTACAAGGCGACGCTTCAGGAAGGCCCCGAGGTGGTGGTGAAGCGGTTCAAGGACATGAACGgcgtcggccgcgaggacttctcgGAGCACATgcgccgcctcggccgcctctcCCACCCCAACCTCGTCCCCCTCGTCGCCTACCTCTACAAGAAAGAGGAGAAGCTCCTCATCACCGATTTCGTGATTAATGGTAGCCTCGCCCAGCTCCTCCACG GGAATCGTGGATCGATGTTGGACTGGAGGAAGAGGCTTCGGATCGTCAAGGGGGCGGCGCGTGGGCTGTCGCACCTGTACGAAGAGCTGCCGATGCTGTCGGTGCCGCACGGGCACCTCAAGTCGTCCAACGTGCTGCTCGACGGCACGTTCCAGCCGGCGCTCTCCGACTACGCGCTGGTCCCGTTGCTGACGGCGACGCACGCGGCGCAGGTGATGATGGCGTACAAGGCGCCCGAGTGCGTGGGGTCGCACGGGAAGCCGTCCAGGAAGAGCGACGTGTGGAGCCTCGGGATCCTCACCCTCGAGGTGCTCACCGGCAAGTTCCCGGCCTGCCGGCAGGGGCGGCAGGGCACCAACGACCTCGCCGGGTGGGTGAACTCCGTCATCACGGAGGAGCGCACCGGCGAGGTGTTCGACAAGGACATGTCCGGCGGCAAGGGCAACGAGGAGGAGATGCTCAAGCTCCTCCAGGTGGCGCTCACCTGCTGCGAGGCCGACATCGACAAGAGGTTGGACCTCAAGTCGGCCCTCGCGGGCATCGAGGAGATCAGGGAGCCGGAGCCTGAATCCTCGTCGACGTTGACGGGCGAGGGAGAATCGAAATCATAA